Proteins encoded in a region of the Photobacterium angustum genome:
- the trmJ gene encoding tRNA (cytosine(32)/uridine(32)-2'-O)-methyltransferase TrmJ → MLDKIRVVLVGTSHPGNIGSAARAMKVMGLTNLVLVDPACEIDSHTIALAAGAADVVENAKIVKTLDEAVADCGFVVGSSARSRTLEWPQLDPRENGIKVVAESNQHPVAILFGRERTGLTNEELQKCHCHVYIPANPEYSSLNLAMAVQTVSYEVRMAYLDSQKYTGKTEVEEYPRAQELEMFYEHLEKVTRQTRFINKNHPGVVMAKLRRLFTRARPEQQELNILRGILSSVEKTIETLEKSGK, encoded by the coding sequence ATGTTAGATAAAATTCGCGTTGTTCTTGTTGGTACGTCACATCCAGGTAATATTGGTTCAGCTGCACGTGCAATGAAAGTTATGGGTTTAACCAATCTGGTATTAGTTGATCCAGCTTGTGAAATTGACAGCCACACTATTGCATTGGCGGCAGGCGCTGCTGATGTTGTCGAAAACGCAAAAATCGTAAAAACATTAGATGAAGCGGTTGCAGATTGTGGTTTTGTTGTTGGTTCAAGTGCACGCTCTCGTACTCTTGAGTGGCCACAATTAGATCCGCGAGAGAATGGTATTAAAGTGGTTGCAGAATCTAATCAGCATCCGGTCGCTATTCTTTTTGGTCGTGAGCGTACAGGGTTAACTAATGAAGAATTACAAAAGTGTCATTGCCATGTATATATCCCAGCGAACCCTGAATATAGCTCATTAAATCTAGCGATGGCGGTACAAACAGTAAGTTATGAAGTCCGTATGGCTTATTTAGATTCTCAAAAGTATACGGGTAAAACGGAAGTTGAAGAATATCCTCGCGCTCAAGAGCTGGAAATGTTTTATGAGCACCTCGAAAAAGTCACTCGTCAAACCCGCTTCATAAATAAAAATCATCCTGGTGTAGTAATGGCTAAACTACGCCGTTTATTCACTCGTGCTCGCCCAGAGCAGCAAGAACTGAATATTTTACGCGGCATTTTGTCGTCAGTAGAAAAGACGATAGAAACGCTGGAAAAGAGCGGAAAATAG